From a single Hippoglossus stenolepis isolate QCI-W04-F060 chromosome 2, HSTE1.2, whole genome shotgun sequence genomic region:
- the p2rx3b gene encoding P2X purinoceptor 3b — protein sequence MWSCKTNFFTYETTKAVVVKSWTIGIINRVVQLLIISYFIGWVFVNEKAYQVRDTAIESSVMTKVKGFGIYNNKVMDVADYVTPTQGASVFCIITKLITTENQVQGYCPESEKKYNCTQDSDCSRTPNKPGSYGILTGKCVPFNATLKMCQIKGWCPAEIDTIKTTPMMEVENFTIFIKNSIRFPTFNYTKGNFLPTITDEYIQKCNFDMVNNTYCPIFRVGDVVHYAQQNFTKLARKGGVIGIKIGWVCDLDKSDDQCNPSYSFTRLDAMSEKNAVSPGYNFRFAKYYKMENGTDYRTLVKAYAIRFDVLVNGNAGKFNMIPTLINIVAAFTSVGVGTVLCDIILLNFLKGAEQYKAKKFEEVSASPLDSQRNRLSHSQLSLRHSEAIMRSSDSGAFSFEHYS from the exons ATGTGGTCTTGCAAAACAAACTTCTTCACCTATGAAACCACCAAGGCAGTGGTCGTGAAGAGCTGGACCATCGGCATCATCAACCGTGTCGTCCAACTTCTCATCATCAGTTACTTCATCGG gtgggTCTTCGTCAATGAGAAGGCCTACCAGGTGAGAGACACAGCTATTGAATCATCAGTGATGACCAAAGTCAAAGGTTTTGGAATCTACAATAACAAGGTCATGGATGTTGCAGACTACGTCACTCCTACACAG ggAGCTTCAGTCTTCTGCATCATTACTAAACTGATTACTACTGAGAACCAAGTCCAGGGATACTGTCCTGAG agtgAGAAGAAGTATAATTGTACCCAGGACAGTGACTGCTCGAGAACTCCCAATAAACCAGGAAGTTATG GAATTCTTACAGGCAAATGTGTTCCTTTCAATGCCACTCTAAAAATGTGTCAGATAAAAGGATGGTGTCCTGCTGAGATCGACACCATCAAGAC AACGCCAATGATGGAAGTAGAGAATTTCACCATTTTCATTAAGAATAGCATCCGCTTCCCAACCTTCAACTATACAAA agggAACTTCCTTCCTACTATCACAGACGAATACATCCAAAAATGTAACTTTGACATGGTCAACAACACCTACTGCCCCATCTTCAGAGTGGGAGATGTGGTCCACTACGCGCAGCAGAACTTCACCAAACTGGCAAGAAAG GGAGGCGTGATTGGAATAAAGATCGGATGGGTGTGTGATCTGGACAAATCAGACGATCAGTGTAACCCCTCATACTCCTTCACTCGACTTGATGCCATGTCAGAGAAGAATGCTGTCTCACCAGGCTACAATTTCAG GTTTGCCAAGTATTACAAGATGGAGAATGGGACCGACTACCGCACTCTGGTGAAAGCCTATGCCATTAGGTTCGATGTCCTGGTCAATGGAAAC GCAGGGAAGTTCAACATGATCCCCACACTCATCAACATTGTGGCAGCCTTCACATCAGTGGGCGTG GGAACAGTGCTGTGCGACATCATACTGCTGAACTTCCTTAAAGGAGCGGAGCAGTACAAAGCCAAGAAATTTGAAGAG GTGTCGGCCAGCCCGCTGGACTCCCAAAGAAACAGGCTTTCCCACTCGCAGCTTTCACTCAGACATAGCGAGGCCATCATGAGGTCCAGTGACTCAGGGGCGTTTTCTTTTGAACATTACAGCTAA
- the pold4 gene encoding DNA polymerase delta subunit 4 isoform X2: MTAKRGLITDSFKVVKRARRASKREKRAIPPPPQKEADTETVRDKELQKLRQFDLDWRFGPCTGISRLQRWERAQFHDLNPPEEIRDLLLQTHTDPEYYQSLWSEYPL, translated from the exons ATGACAGCCAAGCGTGGACTGATAACTGACTCATTCAAGGTGGTAAAGAGAGCAAGGAGGGCGAGCAAACGAGAGAAGAGAGCCATTCCTCCCCCACCACAGAAAG AGGCTGACACTGAAACAGTCAGAGATAAGGAGCTGCAGAAGCTCAGACAGTTTGATCTGGACTGGAGGTTTGGGCcctgcacag gtaTCAGCAGGCTGCAGAGATGGGAGAGAGCACAGTTCCATGATCTGAATCCACCTGAGGAGATcagagacctgctgctgcagacacacactgaccctgagTATTACCAGAg CCTATGGAGTGAATATCCTTTGTAA
- the pold4 gene encoding DNA polymerase delta subunit 4 isoform X1 has product MTAKRGLITDSFKVVKRARRASKREKRAIPPPPQKDGAEADTETVRDKELQKLRQFDLDWRFGPCTGISRLQRWERAQFHDLNPPEEIRDLLLQTHTDPEYYQSLWSEYPL; this is encoded by the exons ATGACAGCCAAGCGTGGACTGATAACTGACTCATTCAAGGTGGTAAAGAGAGCAAGGAGGGCGAGCAAACGAGAGAAGAGAGCCATTCCTCCCCCACCACAGAAAG ATGGAGCAGAGGCTGACACTGAAACAGTCAGAGATAAGGAGCTGCAGAAGCTCAGACAGTTTGATCTGGACTGGAGGTTTGGGCcctgcacag gtaTCAGCAGGCTGCAGAGATGGGAGAGAGCACAGTTCCATGATCTGAATCCACCTGAGGAGATcagagacctgctgctgcagacacacactgaccctgagTATTACCAGAg CCTATGGAGTGAATATCCTTTGTAA